CAGAGGCAATGCCAACCGCATGACCAGAAAACGGTCATGCCCATCAGAAACGTCCGAAGCCGGTTTTTAAGCAGAAAATGCCGAATCGTCATAAACCACCGTTGTCAAAGATTGGCGATGCCCCGCCGGCCGGAAAGGCCGGATATCGGTCCGCGCCATGACCATTATCGACTCCGCTGCAACCAAACTTGAGCGGCTTGCAGTGTGCGGCATGGCCTGTTGCTGTCGCCCGGTCGGGTCCTGCCTGAAGCCGGCGAAGCATCTTTTTGTTGACCCGGTCGTATTCTTTCGTATAACCGGCACAGGCTGTCCGATAACTGCCGATCCACAAAACCAACTGCCCTGACGGGCCCAAGCGGTGGAGAACATCCCCAATGAAAGTGTCCAGTGTTCTCATTGCCCTGGCGATAGCGATTCTGGCTGTCAGCATGTGGGCGCTGGCCAATCGCCCGGAGGCCGAGCCCTCCTGGCCGGAACGCATCCAGGGGTTTTCGTTCTCTCCGTTTCAGGAGGGCCAGAGCCCTCTCGAGAAGATTTATCCCACCGCCGATCAGATCGACGCCGATCTGTCCCTGCTTCAGAGCAAGACGTATGCCATTCGAACGTATACGGTGGAGGACCGGTTGTTCGAGATTCCCGAGATGGCCAAACGGCATGACATCAACGTGGCCTTCGGGGTCTGGATCGATCGCAATTGGGAGCGAAACCGGACCGATATGGAAATCTTTTTGAAAACGGCGGCCAGAAGCACCAACATCGTGCGGGCCGTTGTCGGCAATGAAGTGCTCCTGCGCGGCGAACTCACTCCCGAGGAACTCGCCGTTTATCTGGAGTGGGCCCGAAAGGAGCTGGATATCCCCGTCAGTACGGCGGAACCCTGGCATGTGTGGGTCGAGCACCACGAACTGGCAGACCATGTGGATTACCTGGCCGTTCACATGCTGCCCTACTGGGAAGGGGTCCACATCGACCTGGCGGTGGACTATGTTGTCGAGAAAATCGAACTGCTCAAATCGCTATTTCCGGAAAAACCCATCGTGATCGCCGAGGTGGGCTGGCCCAGCAACGGACGCACCCGGCAATCGGCGGTTGCCACACCGGCCAACCAGGCGACCTTTTTAAGGCGCTTTCTGGACCGGGCCGAGAAGGAAAAATACATCTATTACGTCATGGAGGCCTTCGACCAACCCTGGAAGCACAACACCGAAGGCGCGGTGGGGGCCTACTGGGGCGTCTACGATGTGAAGCGTCAGGAAAAGTTTCCCTTCACCCTGCCCATCGTGCCCATCGCCAACTGGGCGGTGCTGGCAGGATTGTCGGTGGTCATCGCCCTGATCACCTTCGCCATTCTGCTGATCGACAGCCAGACCCTGGGCAACCGGGGGCGCGGGTTCCTGGCCGTGCTGGCTTTCGCCGTCGCTTCCGTGATGGTGTGGGTGGTTTACGATTACCTCCATCAGTACCTGACCTTGAGGACCGTCGTCGTGGGGATGGTGATGATCAGCGGCATGATCGGGGTCATCGTGGTGCTGCTCACCGAGGCCCACGAATGGGCCGAGGCCCGCTGGATCATCCGGCTGCGCCGGCCCTTTCAGCCGGTGGCCCTGGCGGACAGCGAGCTGCCCATGGTCTCCGTGCATGTGGCCGCCTACAACGAACCGCCGGCCATGGTCATGGAAACCCTCGATGCACTGGCGGCACTGGACTATCCCCGGTTTGAGGTCGTGGTGGTGGACAACAACACCAAGGACCGGCACGTATGGGAACCGGTCGAGGCGCATTGCCGCCGGCTGGGAGGGCATTTTCGCTTTTTTCACGAAGACCCGCTGGCCGGCTTCAAGGCCGGGGCCCTGAACTTCGCCCTGAAGCACACCGATCCGGCGGCTGAAATCATCGCTGTGATCGACAGCGACTATACCGTGGCGCCCAATTGGCTGCGGGATCTCGTGCCGCAGTTCAAGGATGCCGGAACCGGCATCGTCCAGGCCCCCCAGGACTACCGGGACGGGGCCGAGAATGCGTTCAAGGCCATGTGCTATGCCGAATACCGGGGATTCTTTTTTATCGGCATGGTGACCCGCAACGAACGCAACGCCATCATCCAGCACGGGACCATGACGCTGATCCGCCGCGAGGTGCTGGAAGCCGTTGGCGGCTGGGGCGAATGGTGCATCACGGAGGATGCCGAACTGGGATTGCGGATTTTCGAGCAGGGCTACGAAGCCGCCTATGTCTCCCAGTCCTATGGCCTCGGATTGATGCCCGATACATTCGGCGACTACAAGAAGCAGCGCTACCGCTGGGCTTATGGCGCCATGCAGATTCTGCGTCGGCACTGGTCGAAACTGACGGGCCGGCATCGGAGCCGTTTGCGGTCCGGCCAACGCTACCACTTTGTCGCCGGCTGGCTGCCCTGGCTGGCAGACGGGGCCAACCTGATGTTCAACATCGCGGCGCTGCTCTGGTCACTGGGGATGATCATCGACCCCCTGCATGTGGATCCGCCCCTGGTGGTTTTCTCGATTCTGCCCCTGGCCCTGTTTGCCTTCAAGATCGGCAAGCTGGTCTATCTTTACCGCACCCGTGTGGATGCCACCTTAGGCCAGACCCTGGCCGCTTCGCTGGCCGGACTGGCCCTGACCCACACAATCGCCAAAGCCGTCATATCGGGCCTGATCACCCGCAACAAGCCGTTTTTCAGGACGCCCAAAATGGCGGGCGCGTCGGCGCTGGTCAAGGCGTTGGCGGTCTCTCTGGAGGAAATCTTTCTTCTGGCCGCCATGCTGGGCGCCGCGGCAGCCATCCGGAAGATACACTCCATGGACACCCTGGACATGAAACTGTGGGTGATTGTACTATTGGTGCAGGCCATGCCCTATGCCGCCACGCTGTTGATGGCGCTGATCAGCGGGTTTCCGTGGCTTCCGGCCCTGCTCGGGGGCCGGCGGCACCGTCGGGCAGCATAAGGAGGAGACCCAAGAAAACGAAGATTGGCGGCGACACGATCCTCACCCCATGTTCATGGAGGATTGGATGCCGCCCGGAACAGAAGAAGATATCTTGACAACCTGCCATGCAAGGAGAAGAAATGAAACCGACGACCAAAATCGGCATCATCATCTGTGACCGCTATCGCCGTTGTGCCGGCGGCAAGTGCCTGCGGTCCATGCGAAACAGGGAAGGCGCGTTCAGTATTTACAAAGATACCGAACCGGAGCTGGTCGGCTACACCACCTGTGAGGGGTGTCCCGGCGGCAACATCGAATATGCCGGCGAAGAGATGGTGAAAAACGGTGCCACCGTGATTCACCTGGCCACCGGCATGGTGGTGGGCTATCCGCCCTGCCCGTATATCGACACGTTCAAAAATTTTCTCGAAAAGCGTTACAATGTAAACGTAGTCATCGGCACCCACCCGATTCCCCGGAAATATCTGGACATGCACACCCATCTGGGCACATGGACCGATGCGGCCTGGCAGCCGCGAATCGCTCCGACCATGGCCGACGAGGTGACCCGGGCCAGTTATGACTGAGTTCCCCCCATAGTTGCATAAAAACATGGGAAAATCATTGTACCTGCATGAAAACATGAACAAATCAGAACAACAGCTATGCATATTAGGAATGTACCCAATGGGATTTGCTGGAAAAACAATGATTTTCTCATGTTTTTACCCTTGGGGTTTCCGATATCCGTAACCTTTATTTCTCATGATCCAGGAGGCATTCGATGAAACCGAAAACACAGGAAAATGTCCACAAAGCGTTTATCGGAGAGGCCAAGGCCTATTTCCGGCTGCTGGCCTATGCCGAGCGGGCAAAGGAAGAAGATGTTCCCCAGATCGCGCTGCTGTTCAAGGCCATCGCCGAGGCGGAGCGGGTGCATGCCACCCGGCATTTGAACCTGGTCAAGGACCTGGTTGTCAAGGACACCGACACGAACCTGGAGAAGTCCTTCCAGCGGGAAAAGTCCATCAGCGAAAACGAGTACCCCGATTTCCTCAAAGATGCGGAAGAAGAGGGCGAGACCGCCGCCGCAACGGTTTTCAGCCACGCCCGGGACGCCGAAGGGTACCACGCCAAATTGTACGAGCGGGCGATCATGAATGTGATCAAGGACGAGGTCAAGGAGTACTACGTCTGCCAGGTGTGCGGGTACGTCACCGACAAGCGGATTCCCAAAAAATGTCCGGTGTGCGGAGCACCTCCGGAAAAGTTCAAGACCGTCGATGGCTGATCGTTGTTTAACGCCGGTCCAACGGCCTCGGGCCGGTGAAAGAAGGGATGCCAGCATGATTGAGTCAAGCGACCGCCGCCGGGGGCACGTGTTTCCCCGGCGATTGGATCCGCCCCTGCCCCTGGCGGTCAAGTCGGACGGGGTATGGATCGAGGATAAGGTAGGCAAGCGCTACCTGGACGCCAGCGGCGGGGCGGTGGTCGCAAACGTCGGCCACGGACGGGAAGAGATCGCCCGGGCGGTCTACGACCAGATTCTGGCCTACGACTACATCCATCCCACCATGTTCACGACGCCGGCGGTGGAAGAGCTGGCTGAAGTCCTGGCCTCCCATGCGCCTGCGGGCATCGACCGGTTCTATTTTCTTTCCGGAGGCGGTGAGGCCGTGGAGGCCGCCATCAAGCTGGCCCGCCAGATCCATCTGGCCAACGGCCGCCACGAAAAGTTCCGCTTGGTCGCCCGCTGGAAATCCTACCACGGCCTGACCCTGGGAGCGCTGTCCGCCATGGGCCGCACGGCTTTCCGGACGCCCTTTGCCCCCATGCTGGCAGACGCCGTCCATATCCCGCCGCCCTATTGCCTGCGCTGTTCCTACGGGCTGACCTTTCCCGATTGCCGCCTGCGCTGCGCTTTGGCCCTGGAAGAGACCATCGTGAACCTGGGGCCCGAAACGGTGTCCGCCTTTCTGGCCGAAACTGTCAGCGGCGGGACCCTTGCCGCCTGCCCGCCGCCGCCGGGCTACCTGGAGACGATCCGCGGAATTTGCGACCGCTACGACGTACTATTGATCCTGGACGAGGTGCTGTGCGGCATGGGCCGCACCGGGCGCTGGTTCGCCTGTCAGCATGATGGCGTGGTGCCGGATCTGGTCACCCTCGGCAAAGGGCTTGCCGGGGGCGCGGTGCCCCTTTCCGCCCTGGGCCTAAAAGGATGCCATTTCGATGCGGTCTGTGCCGACGGCGGGAGTTTCAATCACGGGGGCACCTTTTCCCATCATCCCGTGGCCGCTGCTGCCGGCCTGGCGACCGCCCGTATCCTGGAGCGTGAGCATTTGGTTGAACGGGTGGCCGAAATGGGCAGCCGCCTGGGAAAGACGCTGGTCGAACGGCTCGGGGACCTTCCCTGGGTGGCCGACATCCGGGGGATCGGTTTTTTGTGGGGGATCGAACTGGTCAAAAACAGGCAGACCCTTGCGCCGTTCCCGCGAAACGAACGGGTGACGGAAAGGGTCTGGCAGGCGCTTTTCGACAGCGGCATCGTTGTTTACCGATCCACGGGCTTGGCCGGCATCGACGGAGACGCCCTCATTCTGGCCCCGCCTTTTGTCCTGGATGCGTCCGAATTCAACCGTGTGGCCGATGCGGCGAGGGCCGCCATCCAAGCCACCTTGGCTTGACGACACACCGGGCAGGCAACCGATTTGTAAAACTTTTGTCACGCCACCTGCCTATTCTTGCCACATGGCCCGCTTTCCCTTATCTGAAGACCACCTTTTCGTTTGTATACCTGCAATGTTTCGATACGTGGAAGGAAGGTCATGGTTCGATCGATACTGGACGGGATTCGCGGCGTTTTATCCCTGCTCGTTTACGGCATCAATACCGTAACCTGTTGTACGCCTCTGTTCATCATAGCCCTGGTCAAGGTGGTGCTGCCGTTCAAGCCGGTCCAGAACACCTGTCGGCGGATGCTGACCGCCATCGCCACCACCTGGATCGCGGTAAACAACCTCAACCAGAAAGTGTTCAACGGCATCCGCTGGGATGTGCAGGGAATCGAAAACCTCGATCCCAAAGGCTGGTACATGGTGGTGGCCAACCACCAGACCTGGGTGGATATCCTGGTGCTCCAGAACGTGTTCCACCGCAAGATTCCCTTCCTGAAATTTTTCCTCAAAAAGGAACTGTTCTGGTTTCCGGTAATGGGGCAGGCTTGGTGGGCGCTTGATTTTCCTTTCATGAAACGCTATTCACAGCAATTTTTGAAAAAACATCCCCACCTGATCGGCAAGGACCTGGAGATCACCAAGCGGGCCTGCGAGAAATTCCGCAACATCCCCGTTTCGATCATGAATTTCGTGGAAGGAACCCGGTTCACCCGGGAAAAACACTCCCGCCAGAAATCCCCGTATATGCACCTGCTGCGCACCAAGGCCGGCGGCATGGCCTTCGTACTGGCGGCCATGGGCGACAAGCTGCAGCACATCGTGGATGTGACCATCGCCTATCCGCAAGGGGCCGGCTCCTTCTGGGATTTTGTCTGCGGGCGGGTCAAGGATATCAAGGTCCGCGTAAAAACCCTGCCCATCGAAAGCGAGATGCTGGGAGACTATCTTCAGGACCCGCAGTTCAAGCGGGACTTCCAGGACTGGCTCAACCGGCTCTGGCATCAGAAAGACGAAGATCTGGCCCGTATGCTGGGCTGACGCCCGCCTAATTCAGGCCTCGGGCACCTCCATTTCTTTTTCAATCTGTCTGAAAAGATCAATCCAGCTTCGGGCTTCCGCCTTGCCGATTTTTTTGACCAGGGTGCAGATGGGAAGAAGTATCTCCGCTTCCATGCATTCGATGCGTTGGGTAGCATCCGGTGCGATGCTTATGATGCATTTGCGGCGGTTGTTGCGGTCTCTTTCCCGTACCAACAGTTTCCTGGCCACAAGGCCATCCACCGCACCGGAGGCATATGCCTGAGAAACCTTAAGGCATTTTGCAATTTCAGATAGGGATGCGGATCCGCGCTGTTTCACCACATGACAAATGTGAAGGTCGACGGAAGAAACGTCGTCGATTTCCATCACCGATTGGTTCTGCCTGCAAAGCCCCATAATTACCCGGCTGGTCAGCAAAAGGCCCTTGGCGATGTCGGTAATCTCTTCCTGGTTCGTTGCTTCAAACATAATGATGACCCCATTTCCCATGCCGGGGAAGTCACGAAACCGGTATCAGTCGCATTCGGTTGCGCGGGTCATTGATCGCTGAACTGTTCACGCTGCCCGATTTTTATGATTTCATGCGTTTCAAGTTCGAGATATTCCTTCAGCTCCTGGATGGCATAGTGGGTCAGCTTTTTTACGCCCTGAAGCGTCTGCGGGGTAAGCAGATTGAACTTGCGGGCAACCTCCGCGGCCGCGGACTCGAGGTCTTCCAGCGGAACCACCCGATCGGCAATGCGGTTGTCCATTGCCTCCCGGGCTGTAATCAGCTGGTTCAGCAGCATCAGGGTTTTAGCCCTGCTCGCACCCAACGTTTTACACAGGAAGAACGGCGCACCCCCCTTGGGAAGCATACCGATCTCCTGATAGACATTGTGGAAAACGGTATCGGCGGCAACGATACGATAATCGCAGGCCATCGAGATGTTCATGAACAGGGACAGCACATCGCCGCTGCAGATATGAACGATCATTTTATTCATGGTGGCGATGTCCAGGATGGTCTGGTCGACGATGTTGCAAAAGCGATGCAGGTCATAGCGGTCCATGGTGTTGGAAAACCCGAGATGCCCCAGGTTGCGCTCGGGGCACTCGAAGAGAAAAAAACGCATGTATTCGTCGCTGCCCGATTCGTGAAAGGCGGAGTGGATCACGAGGGTTTTGATGGTTTTGTCCGAACGGATGTGTTCGAAATAATCGTGCAGAAAATTGCGGCGATCGAAGCTGAGCGCATTGTGAAAAAAGTTCCCCGAGAATTTCAGCCAAAGGGAATCTTCACGAAATTCAGACATGAAAAAATCGGGATAGGAGACTATCAGATCGTTGGTTGGCATGGATCACCTCTTTTATGAAGCGGGGTTCGGGCCCTGTTCGATGGCCGGCCCCTGGCCGATGGCGCGCTCCAACGCGGCCAGGGCATCCAGGTAGCCATACAGCGCCTGGTAGTAGTTGGTTTCGGCCT
This window of the uncultured Desulfosarcina sp. genome carries:
- a CDS encoding rubrerythrin family protein, producing MKPKTQENVHKAFIGEAKAYFRLLAYAERAKEEDVPQIALLFKAIAEAERVHATRHLNLVKDLVVKDTDTNLEKSFQREKSISENEYPDFLKDAEEEGETAAATVFSHARDAEGYHAKLYERAIMNVIKDEVKEYYVCQVCGYVTDKRIPKKCPVCGAPPEKFKTVDG
- a CDS encoding acyltransferase, with translation MVRSILDGIRGVLSLLVYGINTVTCCTPLFIIALVKVVLPFKPVQNTCRRMLTAIATTWIAVNNLNQKVFNGIRWDVQGIENLDPKGWYMVVANHQTWVDILVLQNVFHRKIPFLKFFLKKELFWFPVMGQAWWALDFPFMKRYSQQFLKKHPHLIGKDLEITKRACEKFRNIPVSIMNFVEGTRFTREKHSRQKSPYMHLLRTKAGGMAFVLAAMGDKLQHIVDVTIAYPQGAGSFWDFVCGRVKDIKVRVKTLPIESEMLGDYLQDPQFKRDFQDWLNRLWHQKDEDLARMLG
- a CDS encoding MarR family transcriptional regulator; translated protein: MFEATNQEEITDIAKGLLLTSRVIMGLCRQNQSVMEIDDVSSVDLHICHVVKQRGSASLSEIAKCLKVSQAYASGAVDGLVARKLLVRERDRNNRRKCIISIAPDATQRIECMEAEILLPICTLVKKIGKAEARSWIDLFRQIEKEMEVPEA
- a CDS encoding aminotransferase class III-fold pyridoxal phosphate-dependent enzyme — encoded protein: MIESSDRRRGHVFPRRLDPPLPLAVKSDGVWIEDKVGKRYLDASGGAVVANVGHGREEIARAVYDQILAYDYIHPTMFTTPAVEELAEVLASHAPAGIDRFYFLSGGGEAVEAAIKLARQIHLANGRHEKFRLVARWKSYHGLTLGALSAMGRTAFRTPFAPMLADAVHIPPPYCLRCSYGLTFPDCRLRCALALEETIVNLGPETVSAFLAETVSGGTLAACPPPPGYLETIRGICDRYDVLLILDEVLCGMGRTGRWFACQHDGVVPDLVTLGKGLAGGAVPLSALGLKGCHFDAVCADGGSFNHGGTFSHHPVAAAAGLATARILEREHLVERVAEMGSRLGKTLVERLGDLPWVADIRGIGFLWGIELVKNRQTLAPFPRNERVTERVWQALFDSGIVVYRSTGLAGIDGDALILAPPFVLDASEFNRVADAARAAIQATLA
- a CDS encoding enoyl-CoA hydratase/isomerase family protein yields the protein MPTNDLIVSYPDFFMSEFREDSLWLKFSGNFFHNALSFDRRNFLHDYFEHIRSDKTIKTLVIHSAFHESGSDEYMRFFLFECPERNLGHLGFSNTMDRYDLHRFCNIVDQTILDIATMNKMIVHICSGDVLSLFMNISMACDYRIVAADTVFHNVYQEIGMLPKGGAPFFLCKTLGASRAKTLMLLNQLITAREAMDNRIADRVVPLEDLESAAAEVARKFNLLTPQTLQGVKKLTHYAIQELKEYLELETHEIIKIGQREQFSDQ
- a CDS encoding glycosyltransferase, with the protein product MKVSSVLIALAIAILAVSMWALANRPEAEPSWPERIQGFSFSPFQEGQSPLEKIYPTADQIDADLSLLQSKTYAIRTYTVEDRLFEIPEMAKRHDINVAFGVWIDRNWERNRTDMEIFLKTAARSTNIVRAVVGNEVLLRGELTPEELAVYLEWARKELDIPVSTAEPWHVWVEHHELADHVDYLAVHMLPYWEGVHIDLAVDYVVEKIELLKSLFPEKPIVIAEVGWPSNGRTRQSAVATPANQATFLRRFLDRAEKEKYIYYVMEAFDQPWKHNTEGAVGAYWGVYDVKRQEKFPFTLPIVPIANWAVLAGLSVVIALITFAILLIDSQTLGNRGRGFLAVLAFAVASVMVWVVYDYLHQYLTLRTVVVGMVMISGMIGVIVVLLTEAHEWAEARWIIRLRRPFQPVALADSELPMVSVHVAAYNEPPAMVMETLDALAALDYPRFEVVVVDNNTKDRHVWEPVEAHCRRLGGHFRFFHEDPLAGFKAGALNFALKHTDPAAEIIAVIDSDYTVAPNWLRDLVPQFKDAGTGIVQAPQDYRDGAENAFKAMCYAEYRGFFFIGMVTRNERNAIIQHGTMTLIRREVLEAVGGWGEWCITEDAELGLRIFEQGYEAAYVSQSYGLGLMPDTFGDYKKQRYRWAYGAMQILRRHWSKLTGRHRSRLRSGQRYHFVAGWLPWLADGANLMFNIAALLWSLGMIIDPLHVDPPLVVFSILPLALFAFKIGKLVYLYRTRVDATLGQTLAASLAGLALTHTIAKAVISGLITRNKPFFRTPKMAGASALVKALAVSLEEIFLLAAMLGAAAAIRKIHSMDTLDMKLWVIVLLVQAMPYAATLLMALISGFPWLPALLGGRRHRRAA
- a CDS encoding CGGC domain-containing protein; translated protein: MKPTTKIGIIICDRYRRCAGGKCLRSMRNREGAFSIYKDTEPELVGYTTCEGCPGGNIEYAGEEMVKNGATVIHLATGMVVGYPPCPYIDTFKNFLEKRYNVNVVIGTHPIPRKYLDMHTHLGTWTDAAWQPRIAPTMADEVTRASYD